The proteins below come from a single Papaver somniferum cultivar HN1 chromosome 11, ASM357369v1, whole genome shotgun sequence genomic window:
- the LOC113321173 gene encoding 30S ribosomal protein S31, chloroplastic-like → MVMASLMIMGTLPIAFPRQLSFSRTEVLGLSISSTAPVSVSFSSPISVPSVYCGRGDRKTAKGKRFNHSFGNARPRNKNKGRGPPRVPVAPSTSPPKKDKYEDNEKIKIDIDESLFDG, encoded by the exons atgGTCATGGCCTCACTTATGATAATGGGTACGCTACCAATTGCATTTCCACGACAACTTTCCTTCTCTCGAACTGAAGTCCTGGGTCTCTCCATTTCTTCTACTGCCCCAGTTTCCGTTTCATTCTCGTCTCCAATTTCAGTTCCATCAG TCTACTGTGGTAGAGGTGATAGAAAGACTGCAAAAGGAAAACGATTCAACCATTCCTTTGGAAAT GCAAGGCCAAGGAACAAGAACAAGGGAAGAGGACCACCTAGGGTACCAGTAGCACCTTCTACTTCTCCACCTAAGAAAGATAAGTATGAAGATAATGAGAAGATTAAGATTGATATCGACGAGTCATTGTTTGATGGTTGA